The following are encoded in a window of Flavobacteriales bacterium genomic DNA:
- a CDS encoding glycosyltransferase family 9 protein, giving the protein MSAPHKLLVIRFSSIGDIVLTSPVLRCLKQQLPGVEIHFAVKSAFADLVRFNPHVDRVHGLDSDLGDLIKRLKAERFSGVIDLHHNLRTARVKRALGIPAHSIAKLNIEKWLLVNLRVDRLPRIHIVDRYMKTVEHLGVRNDGRGLELHIPADRAAPLEELPATHRHGYTVLAIGAAHATKRLPQHRLIQLAQQVEGPIMLVGGNEDRSVARAIADAVGGRVFDATGRYDILGSASLIRGARAVIAHDSGAMHMACALGRPVVAVFGSTVPAFGMGPYQPLHPERAHKSEVSGLGCRPCSKIGFDRCPQGHFRCMEMQDLRAIADKARQLAGP; this is encoded by the coding sequence ATGTCGGCACCACACAAGCTGCTCGTCATCCGCTTCTCGTCCATCGGCGACATCGTGCTCACGAGTCCGGTGCTGCGCTGCCTGAAGCAGCAACTCCCCGGGGTGGAGATCCACTTCGCCGTCAAAAGCGCCTTCGCCGATCTGGTGCGCTTCAACCCGCATGTGGATCGCGTGCATGGACTGGACAGCGATCTCGGCGACCTCATCAAGCGGCTCAAGGCCGAGCGCTTCTCGGGCGTGATCGATCTGCACCACAATCTGCGTACGGCCCGGGTGAAGCGCGCGTTGGGCATTCCGGCGCACAGTATCGCCAAGCTGAACATCGAAAAGTGGCTGCTGGTGAACCTGCGCGTTGATCGGTTGCCGCGCATCCACATCGTGGACCGTTACATGAAGACCGTGGAGCACCTGGGGGTGCGCAACGATGGCCGTGGCCTTGAGCTGCACATCCCCGCGGATCGCGCGGCACCGCTGGAAGAACTTCCGGCGACGCATCGCCACGGATACACGGTGCTCGCCATCGGGGCCGCGCATGCCACCAAGCGCCTGCCGCAGCACCGGCTCATCCAACTGGCGCAACAGGTCGAAGGCCCGATCATGCTCGTCGGCGGGAACGAGGACAGATCCGTGGCCCGCGCGATCGCCGATGCCGTGGGCGGACGCGTGTTCGACGCCACGGGCCGCTATGATATCCTGGGCAGTGCCTCGCTCATCCGCGGTGCGCGCGCGGTGATCGCCCACGACAGCGGTGCCATGCACATGGCCTGCGCGTTGGGCCGCCCCGTGGTGGCGGTGTTCGGCAGCACGGTGCCCGCCTTCGGCATGGGGCCCTATCAGCCGCTCCACCCCGAACGAGCGCACAAGTCCGAAGTATCCGGGCTTGGTTGCCGGCCGTGCAGCAAGATCGGTTTCGACCGCTGCCCTCAGGGCCATTTCCGTTGCATGGAAATGCAGGATCTGAGGGCGATCGCCGACAAGGCGCGGCAGCTGGCCGGACCCTGA
- a CDS encoding response regulator transcription factor yields the protein MKKILLVEDESHVVSFIRKGLGEEGYEVSVAMDGDTGLRMVRNGRFDLVILDIMLPDMNGLEVCKLIRQHDGVTPILFLTALGTAENVAVGLDSGADDYLVKPFKFIELVARIRTLLRRAERSAEPAAQTGDQHVLRAGDLELDDDAKIVRRGGDEISLTATEFRLLHFLLRNKNKVMSRMDILEDVWGIDFNMGTNVVDVYVNYLRKKMDNGHGEKLIHTVIGMGYALRDPERTV from the coding sequence ATGAAGAAGATCCTGCTCGTGGAGGATGAATCGCACGTGGTGTCCTTCATCCGAAAGGGCCTCGGCGAGGAGGGCTATGAGGTGAGTGTGGCCATGGATGGCGATACCGGGCTGCGCATGGTCCGCAATGGCCGCTTCGACCTGGTGATCCTGGACATCATGCTCCCGGACATGAACGGCCTGGAGGTGTGCAAGCTCATCCGGCAGCACGATGGAGTTACCCCCATACTCTTCCTCACCGCGTTGGGCACCGCCGAGAATGTGGCTGTGGGCCTGGACAGTGGGGCCGATGATTATCTGGTGAAGCCTTTCAAGTTCATTGAGCTGGTGGCACGCATCCGCACGCTGCTGCGTCGCGCGGAACGCTCGGCGGAGCCGGCCGCACAGACGGGGGATCAGCATGTGCTTCGCGCCGGGGACCTGGAACTGGACGACGACGCCAAGATCGTGCGGCGTGGAGGGGACGAGATCTCCCTCACGGCCACCGAGTTCCGCCTGCTGCATTTCCTTTTGCGGAACAAGAACAAGGTGATGTCACGCATGGATATCCTGGAGGACGTCTGGGGCATTGACTTCAACATGGGCACCAACGTCGTGGACGTCTACGTGAACTACCTGCGCAAGAAGATGGACAACGGTCACGGGGAGAAGCTCATCCATACCGTCATCGGCATGGGCTACGCGCTCCGCGATCCGGAACGGACCGTATGA
- a CDS encoding HAMP domain-containing protein encodes MNIHTRTLLILLGSFMTVILLFAGFVYLSVSSYTDRDFDRLLELRVRSLVVHGLEEQEGDAPGPLVGELIDRLSDEQDHILPMDMEGGARTMAATTGAPPEFFTRLMRYGQADHVQGGRHFKGLLHKGPKGAHLVVASAENYYEEHHVRHLRKNLLGAAGVAFVLALLLAFHFSSTMFKPLHRIAEQVRQIGTENLHQRIGEEQGSRELRELASTFNYMLDRIETAFETQNNFISNASHELRTPLTAIIGEADVALSKPRSAEEYVETMQVILEEAGHLDKKTKALLFLAQTGFKSGRSQFGKVRIDQLLYDVKSTVERMDQRHLVHLDMSLLPENPTRLKVLGNEQLLHLAFSNVILNGCKYSNGQPVTVSLGTSDERVIVVVRDRGIGIAENDLAHIYDPFFRGANTKGYEGYGIGLPLTRNIVRMHGGEIIVSSKVKVGTTVQITLPVGPFDLVAGRAAPRHSPVE; translated from the coding sequence ATGAACATCCACACCCGCACGCTGCTCATCCTTCTCGGCTCGTTCATGACCGTGATCCTCCTCTTCGCGGGCTTCGTCTATCTCTCGGTGTCCAGCTACACGGACAGGGACTTCGACCGGCTGTTGGAGTTGCGCGTGCGGTCGCTGGTGGTGCATGGCCTGGAGGAACAGGAAGGCGATGCGCCCGGGCCGCTCGTGGGTGAGCTCATCGATCGCTTGTCCGATGAGCAGGACCACATCCTGCCCATGGACATGGAGGGGGGCGCGCGGACGATGGCCGCGACAACAGGCGCCCCGCCGGAGTTCTTCACGCGGCTTATGCGGTACGGCCAGGCCGACCATGTGCAGGGGGGAAGGCATTTCAAAGGTCTGCTGCACAAGGGGCCGAAAGGCGCGCATCTGGTGGTGGCCTCGGCGGAGAACTACTACGAGGAGCACCACGTGCGGCACTTGCGCAAGAATCTGCTGGGCGCCGCCGGGGTCGCATTCGTTTTGGCGCTCCTCCTGGCGTTCCATTTCTCCAGCACCATGTTCAAACCCCTGCATCGCATCGCCGAGCAGGTGCGACAGATCGGTACCGAGAATCTGCATCAACGCATCGGGGAGGAACAGGGAAGCCGTGAATTGCGGGAGCTGGCATCCACCTTCAACTACATGCTCGACCGCATCGAAACGGCCTTCGAGACCCAGAACAACTTCATCAGCAACGCCTCGCATGAACTGCGCACACCGCTTACGGCCATCATCGGCGAGGCCGACGTGGCGCTCTCCAAGCCCCGCAGTGCGGAAGAGTACGTGGAGACCATGCAAGTGATCCTCGAAGAGGCCGGCCACCTGGACAAGAAGACCAAGGCCCTGCTGTTCCTGGCGCAGACGGGCTTCAAGAGCGGACGCTCGCAGTTCGGCAAGGTGCGCATCGACCAATTGCTGTACGATGTGAAGAGCACCGTGGAACGCATGGACCAGCGGCACTTGGTGCATCTGGACATGAGCCTGCTGCCGGAGAATCCCACGCGGCTGAAAGTGCTGGGGAACGAGCAGTTGCTCCACCTGGCCTTCTCCAACGTCATCCTCAATGGATGCAAGTATTCCAACGGGCAGCCGGTGACGGTGTCCCTGGGCACCTCCGATGAGCGTGTCATCGTGGTGGTGCGCGACCGCGGCATCGGCATCGCCGAGAACGACCTGGCCCACATCTACGACCCCTTCTTCCGCGGGGCCAATACCAAGGGATACGAGGGCTATGGCATCGGACTGCCCCTCACACGCAACATCGTACGCATGCATGGCGGGGAGATCATCGTATCATCCAAAGTGAAGGTGGGCACCACGGTGCAGATCACCCTGCCGGTGGGACCCTTCGACCTGGTGGCCGGGCGTGCGGCGCCAAGGCACTCCCCTGTGGAATGA